One genomic segment of Ancylobacter sp. IITR112 includes these proteins:
- a CDS encoding ATP-binding protein — MTSDSTTQAAPMAPPPEASADPAPKPAAAPLWKGASTRLLFLLLLLLALLVPGSVAFLTIKLHEQHEDEVAVAASRKLALALTSHLDRTVESIESFLDGFSDLPDATSPDEIYHRLLTARLPASVIQITYVDPKGDVVASNLLPPGNSVSLADREHIRVHLNDDPTERDIFVSRPVKGRISGKWSIQFTRAIRAPDGKLRGIIAASYQISDFIEFYEKLLPEGEGLIALIGFDGVVRASVPAARQMDGMDAATLLPGLAILADHMDGPYEGIAWDDVHRIGYSMHSERYPFLVVVAADRSAILDESHDFHTAIWGIGGGLGFTLAALALFAVRHSRLERAYRERELKADAQQREAQVLQAISRVPGIHVLHVENGRAMRIGEPTDELLPRLIAERVEAPDFLARLQDDTDSSVAMEHFSGEGETFEVGLVLTRLRPSGEGRGSAATAPAVVFALDETAKRMEENKLYQMSKMAALGELVTGLAHEINQPLGVIRLAASNAIMGLRNGLPAEHTGEKLARIVRQVERMKAIIDHMRIFGRKDALTIDPSTAETAVEGTLQVLGTEIRLDGIELSFTAGAGAARVPCRQEQLEQVLINLVLNARDAIRARRQEEPDLGGRIAIVTGRREAEGQRWVIVTVSDNGGGIPAGVIGKIFQPFFTAKPSGQGTGLGLSVSFGIIREYGGTLSVANAGEGALFTITLPEVPPEAPAEGARSEAPSEPEASSGG; from the coding sequence ATGACGTCAGATTCCACAACGCAGGCGGCACCGATGGCGCCGCCGCCCGAGGCTTCCGCCGATCCGGCGCCCAAACCCGCCGCCGCGCCGTTATGGAAGGGGGCGTCCACGCGGCTGCTGTTCCTCTTGCTGCTGCTGCTGGCGCTGCTGGTGCCGGGCTCGGTGGCGTTCCTGACCATCAAGCTGCACGAGCAGCATGAGGACGAGGTGGCGGTGGCCGCCTCGCGCAAGCTGGCACTGGCGCTGACCTCGCATCTCGACCGCACGGTGGAATCGATCGAGTCCTTTCTCGACGGTTTTTCCGATCTGCCCGATGCCACCTCGCCGGACGAAATCTACCACCGCCTGCTGACCGCGCGGCTGCCGGCCTCGGTGATCCAGATCACCTATGTCGACCCGAAAGGCGACGTGGTGGCGAGCAATCTCCTGCCACCGGGCAATAGCGTGTCGCTGGCCGACCGCGAACATATTCGCGTGCATCTGAACGACGACCCCACCGAGCGCGACATCTTCGTCAGCAGGCCGGTGAAGGGGCGGATCAGCGGGAAATGGTCGATCCAGTTCACCCGCGCCATCCGCGCACCGGACGGCAAACTGCGCGGCATCATCGCCGCCTCCTACCAGATTTCCGATTTCATCGAGTTCTACGAGAAGCTGCTGCCCGAGGGGGAGGGGCTGATCGCCCTGATCGGCTTTGACGGGGTGGTGCGGGCGAGCGTGCCGGCGGCACGGCAGATGGATGGGATGGACGCGGCCACGCTGCTTCCCGGCCTCGCCATCCTGGCCGACCACATGGACGGTCCCTATGAGGGCATCGCCTGGGACGATGTGCACCGGATCGGCTATTCCATGCATTCGGAGCGCTATCCCTTTCTGGTGGTGGTGGCGGCCGACCGCAGTGCGATCCTCGACGAGTCGCACGATTTCCACACGGCGATCTGGGGCATTGGCGGCGGGCTCGGCTTCACCCTCGCGGCGCTGGCCTTGTTCGCCGTGCGCCATTCGCGGCTGGAGCGTGCCTATCGCGAGCGTGAACTGAAGGCCGACGCCCAGCAGCGCGAGGCGCAGGTGCTGCAGGCGATCAGCCGGGTGCCGGGCATTCATGTCCTTCATGTCGAGAACGGCCGGGCGATGCGCATCGGCGAACCGACCGACGAGCTGCTGCCCCGGCTGATCGCCGAGCGGGTGGAAGCGCCCGATTTCCTCGCCCGGCTGCAGGACGACACCGACTCCTCCGTCGCCATGGAGCATTTCTCCGGCGAGGGCGAGACCTTCGAGGTGGGGCTGGTGCTGACCCGCCTGCGTCCCAGCGGCGAGGGGCGCGGCAGTGCGGCCACCGCGCCGGCCGTGGTGTTCGCGCTGGACGAAACCGCCAAGCGGATGGAGGAGAACAAGCTCTACCAGATGTCGAAAATGGCCGCTTTGGGTGAACTGGTCACGGGTCTTGCCCATGAGATCAACCAGCCGCTCGGCGTCATCCGGCTGGCGGCGAGCAATGCCATCATGGGCCTGCGCAACGGCCTGCCGGCCGAGCACACCGGCGAAAAGCTCGCCCGCATCGTGCGGCAGGTCGAGCGCATGAAGGCGATCATCGACCATATGCGGATTTTCGGCCGCAAGGACGCGCTCACCATCGACCCTTCCACCGCGGAGACGGCGGTCGAAGGCACGCTGCAGGTGCTCGGCACCGAAATCCGGCTCGACGGGATCGAGCTCAGCTTTACCGCCGGTGCCGGCGCGGCGCGGGTGCCCTGCCGGCAGGAGCAGCTTGAACAGGTGCTGATCAATCTCGTGCTCAATGCGCGCGACGCCATCCGCGCGCGGCGGCAGGAGGAGCCGGACCTTGGCGGACGCATCGCCATCGTCACCGGACGGCGCGAGGCGGAGGGGCAGCGCTGGGTTATCGTCACCGTGAGCGACAATGGCGGCGGCATTCCCGCTGGCGTCATCGGCAAGATCTTCCAGCCCTTCTTCACCGCCAAGCCGTCGGGGCAGGGCACCGGCCTCGGCCTTTCCGTCAGCTTCGGCATCATTCGCGAATATGGCGGCACGCTCAGCGTCGCCAATGCGGGGGAAGGGGCGCTGTTCACCATCACCCTGCCGGAAGTGCCGCCGGAAGCCCCGGCCGAGGGCGCCCGGTCCGAGGCTCCGAGCGAGCCTGAGGCAAGCTCCGGCGGCTAG
- a CDS encoding sensor histidine kinase: protein MISSRNRGTLGFLKLGLVAASVALFLATALVYVSQTRQYAFLTATIRSSGWVAYQAQLEFVKTQAEFAKLAIVPSALGMDKLMLRLELLRSRLPLLYDSDEGRVLSDIVDTRGPTQIFEARLDHIIEAVEKLDPEDGGTARVLKKLSDELEPLGEALQTILMQSVAYNQEVFQRERALAQRPGALPLTMLFVSGACLAAVLILQSRRDRLRLNEVREAQAGMAAMEENLRAVIQAVPACVVVIDPDTDHVNFCNPSAAALVSQSLDDPAWPRFVKAVREAAGEPSTRRWGALSMGYARAPGDIISLRGQVGTVLWERRQQQLIVLVDTSQVRNAELQVMQAAKLATLGEMATAIAHELNQPLAVIKMAVTNARRLLDPLPGGEPVVAKLERISAQVDRAKRITDQVRRYGRMPTEQLLPFSLRHAVELAAGFVAEQFRAANVRLSVEADVPAELLVYGEQTMFEQVIVNILVNARDAFEEREERESAPARAAREDGGPGPEPGHRAVQVSIGLEKDHAVVSVQDNAGGVPADMLERLFEPFATNKSTEKGTGLGLSLARSVVRDMNGSIVAENVGAGARFTITVPASLSKTARDAA, encoded by the coding sequence TTGATTTCATCGCGCAATAGAGGAACTCTCGGCTTTCTCAAGCTGGGCCTCGTCGCCGCCTCGGTCGCGCTCTTTCTCGCGACCGCGCTGGTTTATGTCTCGCAGACTCGCCAGTACGCCTTTCTCACCGCGACGATCCGCTCCTCCGGCTGGGTGGCCTATCAGGCGCAACTGGAATTCGTGAAGACGCAGGCCGAATTCGCCAAGCTCGCCATCGTGCCGAGCGCTCTGGGTATGGACAAGCTGATGCTGCGGCTGGAACTCCTGCGCTCGCGCCTGCCGCTCCTCTACGATTCCGACGAGGGGCGTGTGCTCAGCGATATCGTCGACACGCGCGGGCCGACGCAGATCTTCGAAGCCCGGCTCGACCACATCATCGAGGCGGTGGAAAAGCTCGACCCCGAAGACGGCGGGACCGCCCGAGTCCTGAAGAAGCTGAGCGACGAGCTGGAGCCGCTGGGCGAAGCGCTGCAGACCATCCTGATGCAGTCGGTGGCCTATAATCAGGAAGTCTTCCAGCGCGAACGGGCGCTGGCGCAGCGGCCGGGGGCGCTGCCGCTGACCATGCTGTTCGTCAGCGGCGCCTGCCTTGCCGCCGTGCTGATCCTGCAGTCCCGCCGCGACCGGCTCCGGCTCAACGAGGTGCGGGAGGCGCAGGCGGGGATGGCGGCGATGGAGGAGAATCTGCGCGCCGTCATTCAGGCGGTGCCGGCCTGCGTGGTGGTGATCGACCCCGACACCGACCATGTCAATTTCTGCAACCCGTCCGCCGCCGCCCTCGTCTCGCAATCCCTCGACGATCCCGCCTGGCCGCGCTTCGTCAAGGCGGTGCGCGAGGCGGCCGGGGAACCCAGCACCCGCCGCTGGGGCGCGCTGAGCATGGGCTATGCCCGTGCTCCGGGCGATATCATTTCGCTGCGCGGGCAGGTCGGCACCGTGCTGTGGGAGCGGCGCCAGCAGCAGCTCATCGTGCTCGTCGACACCTCGCAGGTGCGCAATGCGGAACTGCAGGTCATGCAGGCGGCCAAGCTGGCGACGCTGGGCGAGATGGCGACCGCCATCGCCCATGAGCTGAACCAGCCTCTGGCGGTGATCAAGATGGCGGTGACCAATGCCCGCCGCCTTCTCGACCCGCTGCCCGGGGGCGAGCCGGTGGTCGCCAAGCTGGAGCGCATTTCCGCCCAGGTCGACCGCGCCAAGCGCATCACCGATCAGGTCCGGCGCTATGGCCGCATGCCGACCGAGCAGCTTCTGCCCTTCTCGCTGCGCCACGCCGTGGAACTCGCCGCCGGCTTTGTCGCCGAGCAGTTCCGCGCCGCCAATGTAAGGCTCTCCGTCGAGGCGGACGTTCCGGCCGAACTGCTGGTCTATGGCGAGCAGACCATGTTCGAGCAGGTCATCGTCAATATACTGGTCAACGCCCGCGACGCCTTCGAGGAGCGCGAGGAGCGCGAGTCGGCGCCGGCCCGCGCGGCGAGGGAGGATGGCGGTCCCGGCCCCGAACCCGGCCATCGCGCCGTTCAGGTGTCGATCGGGCTGGAAAAGGATCATGCGGTGGTCTCGGTGCAGGATAATGCGGGCGGCGTGCCTGCCGACATGCTGGAACGCCTGTTCGAGCCCTTCGCCACCAACAAGTCGACCGAAAAGGGGACCGGCCTCGGCCTGTCGCTCGCCCGCAGCGTGGTCCGCGACATGAACGGCAGCATCGTGGCCGAGAATGTGGGCGCCGGCGCGCGCTTCACCATCACCGTGCCGGCCTCGCTCTCCAAGACCGCGCGGGATGCGGCATGA
- a CDS encoding response regulator, producing the protein MNPARTLLICDDEEELAHELGEFFASLGWCVELSVTAEDAIAHLRCGLAPQVLITDLRIGAIDGRQVVAEARALPAAIRPALVIIITGHVMHNVTAADFDSDFLYVKPIDPNDLLDDINSFLARRAVLPSQGQHPPD; encoded by the coding sequence ATGAACCCGGCGCGCACCCTGCTGATCTGCGATGACGAGGAAGAGCTGGCGCATGAGCTCGGCGAGTTTTTCGCCTCGCTCGGCTGGTGCGTCGAGCTGTCGGTCACGGCGGAGGACGCCATCGCGCATCTGCGCTGCGGATTGGCGCCGCAGGTGCTGATCACCGATCTGCGCATCGGCGCCATTGACGGGCGGCAGGTCGTGGCCGAGGCGCGCGCCCTGCCGGCGGCGATCCGCCCGGCGCTGGTCATCATCATCACCGGCCATGTCATGCACAATGTGACGGCGGCCGACTTCGACAGCGACTTCCTTTACGTCAAGCCCATCGACCCGAACGACCTGCTGGACGATATCAACAGTTTCCTCGCCCGTCGGGCGGTGCTCCCGTCGCAGGGACAGCATCCGCCGGATTAA
- a CDS encoding response regulator, with amino-acid sequence MVGETGVESELPRVLLVDDDPDVLIELSEGLAMLGLPSLTANTPVEAIDLVQRHEQLQVVVTDLQMPRIDGIELLQKLALMGRKRPLATIIITGHASLDRAVGALRLNAVDFLQKPLLPEEVAQAVRRAFSLVEDSTRPANGPVAAPGAEKPVARPNYLKTLVAARADRDAIFQSDLFSDPAWDMLLDLAVAEASGRPISVTSLCIASGAPTTTALRRIDELREAGLIERRPDPADRRRIIVELTESGRQRMETFVKRQAERLGLPLD; translated from the coding sequence ATGGTGGGTGAAACTGGGGTGGAGTCGGAACTGCCGCGCGTCCTGCTCGTCGATGACGATCCCGACGTGCTGATCGAGCTGAGCGAAGGGCTGGCGATGCTCGGCCTGCCGAGCCTCACCGCCAACACGCCGGTGGAAGCGATTGACCTCGTGCAGCGCCACGAACAGTTGCAGGTGGTGGTGACCGACCTGCAAATGCCGCGCATCGACGGCATCGAGCTGCTGCAGAAGCTCGCCCTGATGGGCCGCAAACGGCCGCTGGCGACCATCATCATCACCGGCCATGCCTCGCTGGACCGGGCGGTGGGCGCGCTACGCCTCAATGCGGTGGATTTCCTGCAGAAGCCGCTGCTGCCGGAAGAAGTGGCGCAGGCGGTGCGGCGGGCCTTCTCGCTGGTCGAGGACAGCACGCGCCCGGCGAACGGGCCGGTGGCGGCCCCGGGGGCGGAGAAGCCGGTCGCCCGCCCGAACTACCTCAAGACGCTGGTCGCCGCCCGCGCCGACCGCGACGCGATCTTCCAGTCCGACCTGTTCTCGGACCCGGCCTGGGACATGCTGCTGGACCTCGCGGTGGCGGAAGCGTCCGGCCGGCCGATTTCCGTGACCAGCCTGTGCATCGCCTCCGGCGCGCCGACGACGACGGCACTGCGGCGGATCGACGAATTGCGCGAGGCGGGGCTGATCGAGCGCCGCCCGGACCCGGCCGATCGCCGGCGGATCATCGTCGAATTGACCGAGAGCGGGCGCCAGCGGATGGAAACCTTCGTCAAGCGCCAGGCGGAACGGCTAGGGCTGCCGCTCGACTGA
- a CDS encoding response regulator transcription factor: MYVIVDDRSVVADSYVSSFSREGFSSFGVTEDEFKGWIESASDNDIAAVEGFLLGDFDRRPTYPEMIRSHSTAPILALSDQKSLAQTLELFTAGIDDVVRKPVHVREIVARTDAIWRRVNANAAPAAAREDRLKVFFDGRDPEIDGAPLPLPRRERHMLEYLVKNARRRVTKTQIFNTIYGIFNDDVDESVVEGHMSKLRKKLRMKLGYDVIDAKRYLGYQFVG, encoded by the coding sequence ATGTATGTCATCGTCGATGATCGGTCTGTTGTTGCCGACAGTTATGTTTCCAGCTTTTCGCGTGAGGGTTTCTCCAGCTTTGGCGTCACTGAAGACGAGTTCAAGGGCTGGATCGAGAGCGCGTCGGACAATGATATCGCGGCAGTGGAGGGCTTTCTGCTCGGCGATTTCGACCGCCGCCCGACCTATCCCGAAATGATCCGCTCGCACAGCACCGCGCCGATCCTGGCGCTGAGCGACCAGAAGAGCCTGGCGCAGACGCTGGAACTGTTCACCGCCGGCATTGACGATGTGGTGCGCAAGCCCGTGCATGTCCGCGAGATCGTGGCGCGCACCGATGCCATCTGGCGCCGCGTCAACGCCAATGCGGCCCCGGCCGCTGCCCGCGAGGACCGGCTCAAGGTGTTTTTTGACGGCCGCGATCCCGAAATCGACGGCGCCCCGCTGCCGCTGCCGCGCCGCGAGCGCCATATGCTGGAATATCTGGTCAAGAACGCCCGCCGGCGGGTGACGAAGACCCAGATCTTCAACACCATTTACGGCATCTTCAACGACGATGTCGACGAAAGCGTGGTCGAGGGCCATATGAGCAAGCTGCGCAAGAAGCTGCGCATGAAGCTCGGCTATGACGTGATCGACGCCAAGCGCTATCTCGGCTACCAGTTCGTCGGCTGA
- a CDS encoding response regulator yields the protein MAVDLSMPVLVVDDYKTMVRIIRNLLKQIGFEDVDEASDGVEALSKLKERQYGLVISDWNMEPMTGYELLKQVRDDSDLNALPFIMVTAEAKSENVIAAKKAGVNNYIVKPFNAQTLKSKIETVFEG from the coding sequence ATGGCCGTGGATTTGTCGATGCCGGTTCTTGTAGTCGACGATTACAAGACCATGGTCCGCATCATTCGCAACCTGCTGAAGCAGATCGGCTTTGAGGACGTGGACGAGGCCTCCGATGGCGTCGAAGCCCTCTCCAAGCTGAAGGAGCGGCAATACGGGCTTGTCATCTCCGACTGGAACATGGAACCGATGACGGGCTACGAACTGCTGAAGCAGGTGCGCGACGACAGCGACCTCAACGCGCTGCCCTTCATCATGGTCACGGCCGAGGCGAAGTCGGAAAACGTCATCGCCGCCAAGAAGGCCGGGGTGAACAATTACATCGTCAAGCCCTTCAACGCCCAGACGCTGAAGAGCAAGATCGAGACGGTGTTCGAAGGCTGA
- a CDS encoding protein phosphatase CheZ, producing MSSARRPFRIEANERHQGTGEKQTTGAATMQGSVSAQIGRVLEELHELRGVIARFDRRCPEADPECSRHAMLMDVETIRQAIDNTKNELATLQAGGAKGARFNRATDELDAVVADTEAATEDILQMAENIDGAAISLVAELEGSHKMLAQAIHSYATRIFEACNFQDISGQRIRKVVDLMVFIEERVERMSNIWGGQEEVARIAETIAPERTGDEALLNGPALADDANVVSQDDIDSLFA from the coding sequence ATGTCGTCAGCGCGGCGGCCGTTCCGGATTGAAGCCAATGAACGACACCAGGGGACTGGTGAGAAGCAGACCACCGGCGCGGCGACGATGCAGGGTTCCGTCTCCGCCCAGATCGGCCGCGTGCTCGAAGAACTGCACGAGTTGCGCGGCGTGATCGCGCGCTTCGACCGCCGCTGCCCGGAGGCGGACCCCGAATGCTCCCGCCATGCCATGCTCATGGATGTGGAAACCATCCGCCAGGCGATCGACAACACCAAGAACGAACTCGCCACGCTGCAGGCGGGCGGCGCCAAGGGCGCCCGCTTCAACCGTGCCACCGACGAGCTCGACGCTGTCGTCGCCGACACCGAGGCGGCGACCGAGGACATCCTGCAGATGGCCGAGAATATCGACGGCGCGGCGATCTCGCTGGTCGCCGAGCTGGAAGGCAGCCACAAGATGCTGGCGCAGGCGATCCACAGCTACGCCACCCGCATCTTCGAGGCCTGCAATTTCCAGGACATTAGCGGCCAGCGCATCCGCAAGGTGGTCGACCTTATGGTGTTCATCGAGGAACGGGTCGAGCGCATGTCCAACATCTGGGGCGGGCAGGAAGAAGTGGCGCGTATCGCCGAAACCATCGCCCCCGAGCGCACCGGCGACGAGGCCCTGCTCAACGGGCCGGCGCTCGCCGACGACGCAAACGTCGTCTCGCAGGACGATATCGACTCGCTCTTCGCCTGA
- a CDS encoding transglycosylase SLT domain-containing protein, with product MTKRHLALLMAALLISASDLAAASNGAAPEATGPKAAAQTAGARLGVCEAAMARASARHGVPLAILYAVGMTETGGGGTLQPLAMNAAGKSLVATSVADGARKLAEFNARGVTLVDLGCMQINHRWHGDQFGSVAEMFDPERNVDYAARFLAELRQRHGNWTMAAARYNAGPNNDPAQKRYVCAVIRNLVRSGFGSWTAQSRAFCA from the coding sequence ATGACGAAGCGGCATTTGGCGCTGCTGATGGCGGCGCTGCTGATCAGCGCCTCTGACCTCGCCGCCGCTTCGAACGGCGCGGCCCCGGAGGCTACCGGCCCGAAGGCTGCCGCCCAGACGGCGGGTGCGCGGCTCGGCGTCTGCGAGGCGGCGATGGCGCGCGCCTCGGCCAGGCACGGCGTGCCGCTGGCCATTCTCTACGCGGTGGGGATGACCGAAACCGGCGGCGGCGGAACGCTTCAGCCTCTGGCGATGAATGCGGCGGGCAAGAGCCTCGTCGCCACCAGCGTCGCCGATGGCGCGCGCAAGCTGGCGGAGTTCAACGCGCGGGGCGTGACGCTGGTCGATCTCGGCTGCATGCAGATCAATCATCGCTGGCATGGCGACCAGTTCGGCTCGGTAGCGGAGATGTTCGATCCCGAGCGGAATGTCGACTATGCCGCCCGCTTTCTCGCAGAGCTGCGGCAGCGCCATGGCAACTGGACGATGGCGGCGGCCCGCTACAATGCCGGGCCGAACAATGATCCGGCGCAGAAACGCTATGTCTGCGCCGTCATCCGCAATCTGGTGCGGTCCGGCTTCGGGAGCTGGACCGCCCAGTCGCGGGCCTTCTGCGCCTGA
- a CDS encoding flagellar hook-length control protein FliK, translated as MIPFPLNASRSPLGAGEELPGRSERGGDGAAFTALLAELDGRPPAEGIPPSAGTAGTAEAPEAGPARPLTVPAGPAPTEAPPADEAMPAVTHAAAEPEQAPGALDLDALLARSLRPAAETAPVAARSPAPVPSPLPAPTTALTPVPTRLAAAMPEGEARPAHTAAVHPAGDGPDMPAGPMPVAAPTSRPTTAGLPIAARAALADAGTAAPAPVAARPASTDNREAASVAPDQAASEQPPVDAGRAGAMPAGPVVPERAAPRSPAAASVPASASQGAAAATSGLPGKTPMQAEPLPGVQTPPVVQTPPVVQTPPVVQTWPRHETSHETDKADPAAPEPEVAPGTPAPLPAALPSALLAPLTPPPAPMSAPSDIPEEAEHPATPLALAAMPDDAVADDTPLAAKVVLCETHFAPVLDREVAAAGPTPPSAARAAAAPVPAAPAVATAGPGTDAGTEAAAVPMQSAAPDAPVTLGAPLPPLRETPRAAPAVPPRPHLAERAVPSEEAPLPRDRAAFPVAAPARARMEVREAAPATADTAIAPPATPAPAVPLMAPSLPGAAPSPAVQLGAALAEAVRAQGAPAAGMAGDVAPARGPVRVLEIQLRPLELGLVTVRLRTGRNGLEIHVHAARAETARLLEQDRAGLLATLAEADAGPLDLTISQTGQPARLTGDDSFAPAEWERRDGEGSRDGNPGGSDPRRRRRQDDEAAFGAADGGAADQRL; from the coding sequence ATGATCCCTTTTCCCCTCAACGCCTCCCGCTCCCCCCTCGGCGCCGGCGAGGAATTGCCTGGCCGTTCCGAACGCGGCGGCGACGGCGCGGCGTTCACCGCCCTTCTCGCCGAGCTGGACGGCCGGCCGCCCGCAGAGGGCATCCCGCCTTCCGCCGGCACAGCCGGCACCGCCGAGGCCCCGGAAGCCGGTCCGGCGCGTCCCCTCACCGTGCCGGCGGGACCGGCCCCGACGGAGGCGCCGCCGGCCGACGAAGCGATGCCGGCCGTGACCCATGCCGCCGCCGAACCGGAACAGGCGCCGGGCGCGCTGGACCTTGACGCCCTGCTCGCCCGCTCGCTGCGCCCGGCGGCGGAGACGGCGCCGGTGGCCGCCCGTTCGCCCGCCCCCGTTCCGTCGCCGTTGCCGGCGCCGACGACGGCCCTGACGCCCGTGCCGACCAGGCTCGCGGCGGCGATGCCGGAGGGCGAGGCGCGGCCCGCGCACACGGCGGCGGTTCACCCGGCCGGTGACGGCCCGGACATGCCGGCCGGGCCGATGCCGGTTGCCGCGCCAACCTCCCGCCCCACCACCGCCGGGCTACCGATAGCGGCGCGCGCCGCCCTCGCGGACGCCGGGACGGCGGCTCCCGCGCCCGTCGCCGCGCGGCCGGCATCGACTGACAACAGGGAGGCGGCGTCTGTCGCGCCGGACCAGGCTGCCTCCGAACAGCCTCCCGTCGACGCGGGCAGGGCGGGTGCCATGCCGGCCGGTCCGGTGGTGCCGGAGCGGGCGGCGCCCCGGTCGCCGGCTGCCGCTTCCGTGCCGGCGTCGGCCAGCCAGGGCGCCGCTGCCGCGACCTCGGGACTTCCGGGCAAGACACCGATGCAGGCGGAGCCGCTGCCGGGGGTGCAGACGCCCCCGGTGGTGCAGACGCCCCCGGTGGTGCAGACGCCCCCGGTGGTGCAGACATGGCCCCGCCACGAAACATCTCATGAGACCGACAAGGCCGATCCGGCGGCGCCGGAACCGGAGGTGGCACCCGGCACGCCGGCACCGCTGCCGGCCGCGCTGCCGTCGGCCTTGCTGGCGCCGCTGACGCCGCCCCCCGCCCCGATGTCCGCGCCGTCGGACATTCCGGAAGAGGCGGAGCACCCGGCAACACCTCTCGCTTTGGCGGCGATGCCGGACGACGCGGTGGCTGACGATACGCCGCTCGCCGCCAAGGTCGTGCTGTGCGAGACGCATTTCGCGCCGGTCCTTGACCGGGAGGTCGCGGCGGCGGGCCCCACGCCGCCCTCTGCCGCCCGCGCCGCTGCGGCGCCGGTGCCGGCTGCGCCGGCGGTTGCGACAGCCGGGCCGGGGACCGACGCGGGCACCGAGGCGGCAGCGGTCCCGATGCAGAGCGCGGCGCCCGACGCTCCCGTCACTCTCGGCGCTCCCCTGCCGCCTCTGCGCGAGACGCCGCGCGCGGCGCCGGCCGTCCCGCCCCGTCCGCACCTGGCGGAGCGTGCGGTGCCGAGCGAGGAGGCGCCCCTCCCTAGAGACCGCGCTGCGTTCCCGGTGGCGGCACCCGCGAGAGCGCGGATGGAGGTCCGCGAGGCGGCGCCGGCGACAGCCGACACCGCGATCGCCCCGCCCGCCACGCCCGCACCTGCGGTTCCCCTCATGGCGCCGTCGCTGCCGGGCGCCGCTCCGTCCCCCGCCGTACAGCTCGGCGCCGCCCTCGCGGAAGCCGTGCGGGCGCAGGGTGCGCCGGCGGCGGGCATGGCCGGCGATGTTGCGCCGGCGCGCGGTCCGGTGCGGGTGCTGGAAATCCAGTTGCGCCCGCTGGAACTCGGCCTGGTCACGGTGCGCCTGCGCACCGGGCGTAACGGGTTGGAGATCCATGTTCATGCCGCGCGGGCGGAGACGGCGCGGCTGCTGGAGCAGGACCGCGCCGGTCTTCTCGCCACGCTGGCCGAGGCCGATGCTGGCCCGCTCGACCTCACCATCAGCCAGACCGGCCAGCCGGCACGGCTCACCGGTGACGACAGCTTTGCGCCCGCCGAATGGGAGCGCCGGGATGGGGAGGGATCCCGCGACGGCAATCCGGGCGGTTCCGATCCGCGCAGAAGGAGACGACAGGATGACGAAGCGGCATTTGGCGCTGCTGATGGCGGCGCTGCTGATCAGCGCCTCTGA